Proteins from a single region of Caldanaerovirga acetigignens:
- the aroC gene encoding chorismate synthase — protein MLRFLTAGESHGWGIAAVLDGMPAGIEVSQEELSVELSRRRRGYGRGERANIENDHVLIASGVNDGKTTGAPICIVIPNKDYENWKGKYVPIYAPRPGHADFAGMVKYGFNDCRPVAERASARETAARVACGYFAKKLLEKENIKVMSWVVSIGGIWAQLPPLEERMSKEEIPKKLFYLAECSEVRCPDLEATGRMKKLIDEAREKGDTLGGIFEVAVIGVPVGLGSYVQWDRRLDGRLAAAVMSIQGVKGVEFGVGFEFSEMMGSQAHDPLKLPKRPSNRAGGIEGGVSNGEIIFMRAAMKPIPTLKSPLPSVDVRTKKECQAYIERSDVCAVGSAAVVAESMVALVVADALLEMRGGDRW, from the coding sequence ATGTTGAGGTTTTTAACTGCAGGGGAGTCCCACGGCTGGGGGATAGCAGCCGTATTGGACGGAATGCCAGCAGGCATAGAAGTGAGCCAAGAGGAGCTTTCAGTCGAACTTTCACGGAGGCGAAGAGGGTACGGCAGGGGTGAAAGGGCAAACATAGAGAATGACCATGTTTTGATAGCCTCAGGGGTGAACGATGGGAAAACCACAGGGGCGCCGATATGCATCGTTATTCCTAACAAAGACTATGAGAATTGGAAAGGCAAATACGTGCCGATATATGCTCCGCGGCCCGGTCATGCGGATTTTGCTGGTATGGTAAAATATGGATTTAACGACTGCCGTCCGGTCGCCGAAAGGGCGAGCGCCAGGGAAACAGCCGCCAGGGTTGCTTGCGGGTATTTTGCCAAAAAACTCCTTGAGAAAGAAAACATAAAAGTGATGAGCTGGGTTGTGAGCATTGGAGGGATTTGGGCCCAACTTCCGCCATTAGAGGAAAGAATGAGCAAAGAAGAAATTCCAAAAAAGCTCTTTTACCTTGCCGAATGCTCCGAGGTACGCTGTCCGGACCTGGAAGCTACCGGGCGGATGAAAAAGCTTATCGACGAGGCGAGAGAAAAAGGTGATACTCTTGGGGGGATTTTTGAAGTGGCTGTTATCGGAGTACCGGTGGGTCTCGGAAGCTACGTCCAGTGGGATAGAAGGCTCGATGGGCGTTTGGCTGCGGCTGTGATGAGCATTCAGGGTGTTAAGGGAGTCGAATTTGGCGTGGGCTTTGAATTTTCGGAGATGATGGGGAGCCAAGCCCATGACCCCTTAAAATTGCCGAAAAGGCCATCGAATAGAGCGGGAGGAATCGAGGGCGGAGTCAGCAACGGTGAGATTATTTTCATGAGAGCTGCAATGAAGCCGATTCCTACGCTTAAGTCGCCTCTGCCGTCAGTAGATGTCAGGACCAAAAAAGAGTGCCAGGCATATATCGAGCGATCGGATGTCTGTGCTGTAGGCTCTGCTGCGGTAGTTGCGGAATCCATGGTAGCTCTGGTCGTTGCCGATGCGCTTTTAGAGATGAGGGGTGGCGACAGGTGGTAG
- the aroB gene encoding 3-dehydroquinate synthase, whose protein sequence is MVDKNIVLCGLSGSGKTTVGKILAEKLSRLFVDTDRLLEDSEGMDIPRIFDIYGQEGFREMETDAVKKVSKLKNAVISIGGGAVIRKGNVNFLKENGLIVFLDASPDVLLSRLASDNSRPLLASSSMKEKRKKLYSLYNERYDLYRQAADIVVNAENSPEVVAGKILEELYRRGIKKKDADVKEESIFVKTSSRDYFVKIGYRFFEKALIEFLKDQSVSKAVLVTNPILNQLAGKDLLKQAKDEGLNMEVVLIRDGEENKSPDTLLKIIDKFASLSLDRESVVVAVGGGVVGDTAGLAAAIYMRGIRWVYVPTTLLAQVDASIGGKVAVNHGQQKNLLGAFHQPSLVLTDAGFLDVLPEEIYIDGLAEVVKSSVIEGVYLFDFLKENASKIIARDPKVVLCAVSSCIKMKSRIVEQDERDRGMRMLLNLGHTFGHAIEAALGYQISHGKAVSVGMVLEAELSQRMGHADTSTKQRIEKLLESLGLPVSLKEIGLHIKISDLLKFMRFDKKAIYGKYRFALPFKIGDVRVVECLPAELESLIEEMEGDAR, encoded by the coding sequence GTGGTAGACAAGAATATAGTGCTGTGCGGCCTTTCTGGCAGCGGGAAGACTACAGTGGGGAAAATTTTAGCAGAAAAACTCTCGCGGCTTTTCGTGGATACCGATCGGCTGCTTGAGGATTCAGAAGGAATGGATATTCCACGGATATTCGATATCTATGGGCAAGAAGGTTTCAGGGAAATGGAGACTGACGCTGTAAAGAAAGTTTCGAAGCTTAAAAACGCAGTGATATCTATTGGCGGGGGAGCGGTTATTAGGAAGGGGAACGTAAATTTTTTAAAAGAAAACGGCCTAATAGTTTTCCTGGATGCTTCCCCAGATGTACTTTTGTCACGCTTGGCGAGTGATAATTCAAGGCCGCTTTTGGCTTCGTCGAGTATGAAAGAAAAGAGAAAAAAGCTTTATTCGCTTTACAATGAAAGGTACGACCTCTACCGGCAAGCTGCTGACATTGTGGTTAATGCGGAAAATAGCCCCGAGGTGGTTGCGGGAAAAATACTTGAGGAACTTTACCGCCGTGGAATTAAAAAGAAGGATGCGGATGTAAAGGAAGAAAGCATATTTGTGAAGACATCATCCCGCGATTATTTCGTAAAAATAGGCTACAGGTTCTTTGAAAAGGCTTTGATCGAGTTTTTAAAAGACCAATCGGTTTCCAAAGCTGTGCTGGTGACGAATCCCATTTTGAATCAATTAGCGGGTAAAGACTTATTAAAGCAGGCAAAAGATGAAGGTTTGAATATGGAAGTAGTTTTAATAAGAGACGGAGAGGAAAATAAAAGCCCTGATACTCTGCTTAAAATTATTGATAAGTTTGCTTCTTTAAGCCTGGACAGGGAATCGGTAGTGGTGGCTGTCGGTGGAGGGGTAGTAGGGGATACTGCAGGCTTGGCTGCGGCCATTTACATGAGGGGAATAAGGTGGGTTTACGTGCCGACCACATTGCTCGCTCAAGTTGACGCGAGCATTGGCGGCAAAGTGGCGGTAAACCACGGGCAGCAAAAGAATCTGCTGGGGGCCTTTCACCAGCCGAGCCTTGTATTGACAGACGCGGGTTTTTTAGATGTACTTCCGGAAGAAATATATATCGATGGCCTGGCAGAAGTAGTTAAATCGTCGGTAATAGAAGGAGTTTATTTGTTTGATTTTCTTAAAGAAAATGCATCGAAAATAATCGCAAGAGACCCAAAAGTTGTACTTTGTGCTGTATCTTCGTGCATAAAAATGAAAAGCCGTATTGTGGAGCAAGACGAGCGCGACAGAGGGATGCGTATGCTGCTGAACTTAGGGCACACTTTCGGCCATGCCATAGAAGCAGCCTTGGGGTACCAAATAAGTCACGGAAAGGCGGTTTCGGTAGGGATGGTCCTAGAGGCTGAACTTTCGCAAAGGATGGGTCACGCTGATACATCGACAAAACAAAGGATTGAAAAGCTGCTTGAGTCTTTAGGCCTGCCTGTTTCGCTAAAAGAAATCGGACTTCATATAAAAATTAGCGACCTCCTAAAGTTCATGAGGTTCGACAAAAAAGCGATATATGGAAAGTACAGGTTTGCCCTGCCTTTCAAAATAGGAGACGTCAGAGTTGTAGAATGCTTGCCTGCAGAACTAGAAAGTCTGATAGAGGAGATGGAAGGTGATGCGAGATGA
- the aroQ gene encoding type II 3-dehydroquinate dehydratase: MKILVIHGPNLNLLGNRETHIYGNMTLEEINRLILERALQKNATVKIVQYSSEGEIIDEIHRARNWAAGIVINAGAYTHYSIAIRDALCAVSLPAVEVHISNTFKREKFRHKSVISPVVDGVIAGLGYRGYLYAIDYLIELNKIKAG, translated from the coding sequence ATGAAAATTCTTGTTATCCACGGCCCGAATCTAAACCTTTTAGGAAACAGGGAAACCCATATCTACGGGAATATGACGCTTGAAGAAATAAATCGGCTGATTTTGGAGAGGGCATTGCAGAAGAATGCCACTGTAAAAATTGTACAGTATTCATCAGAAGGAGAGATTATAGACGAAATACACCGGGCTAGGAATTGGGCGGCTGGTATAGTAATAAATGCCGGTGCCTATACCCATTACAGTATTGCCATCAGGGATGCCCTTTGTGCTGTTTCCCTGCCGGCCGTAGAAGTGCATATCTCCAATACATTCAAGCGGGAAAAATTTCGGCATAAGTCGGTGATAAGCCCGGTGGTTGACGGCGTCATAGCAGGTTTGGGTTACCGCGGCTACCTTTACGCTATTGACTATCTGATAGAGCTCAATAAGATAAAAGCCGGCTAA
- the aroH gene encoding chorismate mutase produces the protein MKVRGIRGAITVDSNTKEEVISATKKLLKEMIDKNQVTIDDICFILFSATEDIDAAFPAQAARELGMVHVPLLDFSQMKVKGALKNCIRALMAVNTDKTQEEIKHIYLREARILRPDVSFF, from the coding sequence GTGAAAGTGAGGGGCATCCGAGGGGCAATTACGGTTGATTCAAATACGAAGGAAGAAGTCATAAGTGCGACGAAGAAACTCTTAAAGGAGATGATAGACAAAAACCAAGTGACAATAGACGATATATGTTTTATACTTTTTAGTGCGACTGAAGATATAGATGCGGCCTTCCCCGCCCAGGCGGCAAGAGAGCTGGGGATGGTGCATGTACCGCTACTTGATTTTTCCCAGATGAAAGTCAAAGGCGCTTTAAAAAACTGCATTCGAGCACTTATGGCTGTAAACACAGACAAAACTCAAGAGGAAATTAAACACATATACCTTAGAGAAGCAAGGATATTGAGGCCGGATGTGAGCTTCTTTTGA
- the rsmI gene encoding 16S rRNA (cytidine(1402)-2'-O)-methyltransferase: MEKNKPGVLYLCPTPIGNLEDITLRALRILKEADYIAAEDTRVTKKLLNYYGIKTPLVSYREQNKEIMGKKIVEDILEGKRVALVSDAGTPGISDPGEDLVKKAVNAGVPVVPLPGPSAVICAISASGLSTSKFAFEGFLPQKSAERRKQLKKLRDEKRTIVIYEAPHRLLKSLSDIKDILGERKITVAREITKLHEEFFRGTVSEAIEKFGGAKPKGEIVLVIEGAKSGTGSTGEVDLCEKEDIDKIIRQEVENKIKSGMDKKEAMKAVARELSISKRKVYQVLLEEKNYNRYKECPYGK; this comes from the coding sequence ATGGAAAAGAACAAACCAGGCGTTTTATATCTTTGCCCGACTCCCATAGGAAATTTGGAGGATATAACGCTCAGGGCATTGAGGATATTAAAAGAAGCAGACTATATAGCGGCGGAGGATACGAGGGTGACGAAGAAGCTTCTCAATTATTACGGAATAAAGACGCCGCTTGTCAGCTACCGGGAACAAAACAAAGAGATTATGGGGAAAAAAATTGTGGAAGATATCCTGGAGGGAAAACGAGTGGCCCTTGTTTCGGATGCGGGAACGCCGGGAATTTCCGACCCGGGAGAGGACCTGGTAAAAAAGGCAGTAAATGCCGGCGTCCCGGTAGTACCGCTTCCGGGGCCCTCTGCTGTGATTTGCGCCATTTCGGCATCGGGCCTAAGCACTTCAAAGTTCGCATTCGAGGGCTTTCTCCCGCAAAAATCTGCAGAAAGGCGAAAGCAGCTTAAAAAGCTTCGGGACGAAAAAAGGACCATAGTGATTTATGAAGCGCCGCACCGACTTTTGAAGTCTCTTTCAGACATAAAAGACATTTTGGGCGAAAGGAAAATTACGGTAGCAAGGGAGATTACGAAGCTCCACGAGGAATTTTTCAGAGGAACCGTGAGCGAGGCCATAGAAAAATTCGGGGGTGCTAAGCCCAAAGGAGAGATTGTGTTGGTTATCGAAGGGGCAAAGTCTGGGACCGGAAGTACAGGGGAAGTGGATTTATGCGAAAAGGAGGACATAGATAAAATAATTCGACAAGAAGTGGAAAATAAAATTAAAAGTGGGATGGACAAAAAAGAAGCCATGAAAGCGGTGGCAAGGGAATTATCCATATCAAAAAGGAAGGTATACCAAGTTTTATTGGAAGAAAAAAATTATAACAGGTACAAGGAGTGTCCTTACGGTAAATAA
- a CDS encoding HD domain-containing protein has translation MDRQKALEILHQYLHTENLVKHSFAVEAVMRALAERLEPDRIEEWSIAGLLHDLDADLVDYRNQPELHGPKAVEILRGLNFGTEEMYHAILAHNQATGTKIENKFDRALYAADPITGFITAVALVYPDKKLSSVKVKSIVKRMGELRFAAGADRNAMRSIELLGIPFEEFAELSLKAMTEIADILGL, from the coding sequence ATGGACAGGCAAAAAGCCCTCGAAATCCTTCATCAATACTTACATACCGAAAACCTTGTAAAGCATAGCTTCGCGGTGGAGGCAGTTATGAGAGCCTTAGCAGAAAGGCTAGAACCCGATAGAATTGAAGAATGGAGCATAGCTGGCCTTTTGCACGATTTAGATGCAGATTTGGTGGATTACAGAAACCAACCCGAACTTCATGGCCCAAAAGCTGTCGAAATATTGAGGGGTCTAAACTTCGGCACGGAGGAAATGTATCACGCCATACTTGCCCATAACCAGGCTACCGGAACAAAAATAGAAAACAAATTCGACCGCGCGCTATATGCCGCAGACCCCATTACCGGATTTATAACCGCAGTAGCCCTGGTTTATCCCGACAAAAAGCTCTCCAGCGTAAAGGTCAAGTCAATAGTAAAGAGGATGGGCGAATTGCGGTTCGCAGCGGGTGCGGACAGGAATGCCATGCGCTCCATAGAACTTTTGGGAATACCTTTCGAAGAGTTCGCAGAGCTATCACTAAAGGCTATGACAGAAATTGCAGATATCCTAGGGTTGTAA
- the proC gene encoding pyrroline-5-carboxylate reductase, with amino-acid sequence MGKVGFFGAGSMAEALLKGLLGAGVFRAEDIIVINKQNDQRLEYIRKTYDVKVTRDYSEIAGECSILMLLVKPKDVGEVMERIKSHLNERHLIISVAAGITTSFIESFYSKELKVIRAMPNISCQVKESATAIAAGRYAGGRDLKKASEIFSSVGKVYFVDEKWLDAVTALSGSGPAYVYLMMEALTEAGVRAGLPEKVSYELAVQTVFGAAKMVVETGEEPLTLRKKVTSPGGTTMAGIETLEKMGFVNAIVQAVKSAARRSVEMRKESGVSGNS; translated from the coding sequence TTGGGAAAAGTAGGATTTTTTGGGGCAGGATCAATGGCTGAAGCTCTGCTTAAAGGATTGCTCGGCGCTGGAGTCTTCAGGGCTGAAGATATTATAGTAATTAACAAACAAAACGACCAAAGGCTTGAGTATATTAGAAAGACTTACGATGTAAAGGTTACGAGGGATTATTCAGAAATTGCAGGGGAATGCTCGATTTTGATGTTGCTCGTAAAGCCGAAAGACGTGGGAGAAGTGATGGAAAGGATTAAGAGCCATTTAAATGAAAGACACCTCATCATATCCGTTGCAGCAGGCATAACCACTTCTTTTATAGAGAGTTTTTATTCTAAGGAATTGAAGGTTATAAGGGCTATGCCCAATATTTCTTGCCAAGTAAAAGAATCCGCCACGGCAATAGCAGCAGGCAGATATGCGGGGGGAAGAGACCTCAAAAAGGCTTCCGAAATCTTTTCCTCCGTGGGCAAGGTCTATTTTGTGGACGAAAAATGGCTCGATGCGGTGACAGCCCTTTCGGGCAGTGGACCCGCCTACGTTTACCTAATGATGGAAGCCTTGACCGAAGCTGGGGTAAGGGCAGGCCTGCCCGAGAAAGTATCGTATGAACTTGCTGTGCAGACTGTATTTGGAGCTGCTAAAATGGTGGTTGAAACGGGAGAAGAGCCTTTGACCTTGAGAAAGAAAGTTACATCTCCGGGTGGTACTACCATGGCGGGAATAGAAACCCTCGAAAAAATGGGTTTTGTAAATGCCATAGTGCAAGCGGTTAAAAGCGCCGCGCGAAGGTCGGTAGAAATGAGAAAGGAAAGTGGAGTCTCCGGAAATTCTTGA
- a CDS encoding AbrB/MazE/SpoVT family DNA-binding domain-containing protein yields the protein MKSTGVVRKVDELGRVVIPIELRRTLDINEKDALEIYVDTDRIILKKYQPGCIFCGSAENIITFKGKNICEECFSELKKEKKN from the coding sequence ATGAAATCTACGGGGGTCGTCAGAAAAGTCGACGAATTAGGTCGAGTAGTCATACCCATTGAACTTAGGCGCACACTAGATATAAACGAAAAGGACGCCTTGGAAATTTACGTGGATACCGATCGGATAATCCTTAAAAAATACCAGCCCGGCTGCATATTCTGCGGCAGTGCGGAAAACATCATTACTTTCAAGGGTAAAAACATCTGTGAGGAATGCTTTTCGGAATTGAAAAAGGAGAAAAAAAATTAA
- a CDS encoding DNA double-strand break repair nuclease NurA, producing MTNLEKLNETLKTEFSIAASALKKRIEERPDRESLRNLIEKSGLGRFRISRKMTNDELKSLSEKGGIVGVDGSTNNTAGSFPYVITVQQSLAKSTTVEEEIYCSRVLCPLFMKDEVDEAGYLELVKSSLASLEAMAAIEAIEKLKPAVILVDGSLVRLKIEAKNLWEDLKKEAIDREILLVGVVEGITTKIISNVLREFLPEAVRGACDWELLFGALDVGEGLEVIPTGIKEGFRTVFIRTSIDPKPIGIDLLEEQYEYIKQVENLIFTLTPRDSRGIPLWLDLVDKKVKISDALLEGLLKMYLGEDFSEFLTPKRAKRTP from the coding sequence GTGACGAACTTGGAAAAATTGAATGAGACTCTGAAAACAGAATTTTCTATAGCAGCTTCGGCCTTAAAAAAGCGAATTGAAGAACGGCCCGACAGAGAAAGCTTGCGCAATCTGATTGAAAAAAGCGGTCTCGGGAGATTCAGGATAAGTCGAAAGATGACGAATGATGAGCTCAAGTCTTTGTCTGAAAAAGGCGGCATAGTAGGGGTGGACGGTTCCACCAACAATACTGCCGGTTCTTTCCCTTACGTAATAACTGTCCAGCAATCTCTGGCGAAGAGTACTACTGTTGAAGAAGAAATATATTGTTCCAGAGTTTTATGCCCTCTTTTCATGAAGGATGAGGTGGATGAGGCAGGATACCTCGAGCTTGTAAAGTCCAGCCTTGCAAGTTTGGAGGCAATGGCTGCCATCGAAGCTATAGAAAAGTTAAAACCTGCGGTAATCCTGGTAGATGGTTCTCTTGTTCGCCTGAAAATTGAAGCTAAAAATCTATGGGAGGATTTGAAAAAAGAGGCAATCGACAGAGAGATTTTGCTAGTTGGCGTGGTAGAAGGCATTACTACAAAGATTATAAGCAATGTTTTGAGGGAATTCCTGCCGGAGGCAGTGAGAGGAGCCTGTGATTGGGAATTGCTTTTCGGGGCGTTGGATGTAGGAGAGGGGCTGGAGGTTATACCGACCGGAATTAAGGAAGGATTTCGCACAGTGTTTATAAGAACGTCTATTGACCCAAAACCGATAGGTATCGACCTCCTGGAGGAGCAGTACGAATATATAAAACAGGTAGAAAACCTGATTTTTACCCTTACTCCTCGTGACAGTCGGGGAATACCTCTTTGGCTTGACCTGGTTGACAAAAAAGTAAAAATCAGCGATGCTCTTTTAGAGGGACTTTTAAAGATGTATTTGGGCGAAGATTTTTCTGAATTCCTAACTCCAAAAAGGGCAAAGCGGACCCCTTAA
- a CDS encoding ATP-binding protein — MQVVGLTTPQEVFVASKERKFRINEILVIDDPHQGPLIGEVVEANSYNRFIPLSINHDFVDARVIESLERLGYSISEDEINIARVKLRNEANFPITTGAKVHLPEFSEVKDLLVRSTPQEGLALGEIKNTEETADTMDENLKGLFYVYTKGEKKKTKNVPFLLDLKSFQQYPHIGIFGGSGSGKSYGLRVIMEELMLKEVPAIILDPHYEMDFSSKEEDLKGAPDFKSAFKKFQIGEDIGVEFLALGKRDLLDLLSAVKPLTEAMSSAVEILHRRGDTLLSFSSRLELLAEALELGRLRIEKMLQQDIELQEREKYKKMKELLEEYPNIPLVSVQGIAWRLRRLQASGLFNHNIKPVKEALLQGKLAVIQGPIWLLQVFSTYLLANLYRARRDYKDGELRGNASGEYFPPFVIATDEAHNFAPKGYDAPSKGIITEIAQEGRKYGVFLVLATQRPTLLDETVTAQLNTKIIFRTVRGHDIATITEETDIGAEEAKRLPYLPSGDAFVSSPLFGRTVAIRVRLPYTKSPHTLNPFEEIKNYRQKAQDRLLDLLEVHLPIYETNLLKVIQALNAEAPDLKLEVRTLKESLENLVKNGKLKKEDTPFGAMYYGQT, encoded by the coding sequence ATGCAAGTGGTAGGCCTTACGACTCCTCAAGAAGTATTTGTTGCTTCTAAGGAGAGGAAATTCAGGATAAACGAGATTCTGGTAATAGACGACCCGCACCAAGGCCCGCTCATAGGCGAAGTGGTGGAAGCCAATTCTTACAACCGCTTCATTCCGCTTTCGATAAACCACGACTTTGTGGACGCCAGGGTGATTGAGTCCCTAGAGCGCCTGGGGTATTCTATTAGCGAAGACGAGATTAATATAGCGAGGGTAAAACTCAGAAACGAAGCGAACTTCCCGATAACCACGGGCGCAAAAGTGCATCTCCCGGAGTTTTCAGAAGTTAAAGACCTTCTTGTGAGGTCGACTCCGCAGGAGGGTCTCGCATTGGGAGAAATAAAAAATACTGAAGAGACGGCAGACACCATGGACGAAAATTTAAAGGGGCTCTTTTACGTATATACCAAGGGGGAAAAGAAAAAGACTAAAAACGTGCCGTTTTTGCTGGACTTGAAGTCTTTTCAGCAGTACCCCCACATAGGCATCTTCGGCGGTTCGGGTTCGGGCAAATCCTACGGGCTCAGGGTCATAATGGAGGAACTGATGCTGAAGGAAGTTCCGGCGATAATCTTAGACCCTCACTATGAGATGGATTTTTCGTCAAAAGAAGAAGATTTAAAAGGTGCTCCAGATTTTAAAAGCGCTTTTAAAAAGTTTCAGATAGGCGAGGATATAGGTGTCGAATTCCTTGCCCTCGGGAAAAGGGACCTTTTGGATCTGCTATCCGCGGTAAAACCCTTGACCGAAGCCATGAGCAGCGCCGTGGAAATCCTTCACCGCCGGGGAGACACTCTTTTGAGCTTTTCTTCGCGGTTGGAACTTTTAGCCGAAGCATTAGAATTGGGAAGGCTAAGGATAGAAAAGATGCTGCAGCAGGATATAGAACTCCAGGAAAGAGAAAAATATAAAAAAATGAAGGAGCTTTTGGAGGAGTACCCCAACATACCACTGGTGTCAGTGCAGGGCATCGCCTGGAGGCTGAGAAGACTTCAGGCTTCAGGACTTTTTAATCACAACATAAAACCGGTAAAAGAAGCCCTTTTGCAGGGGAAACTTGCTGTTATACAGGGGCCTATATGGCTGCTGCAGGTGTTTTCCACCTACCTTCTTGCCAACCTTTACCGGGCGCGTAGGGATTATAAAGATGGGGAGTTAAGGGGAAATGCCAGTGGCGAGTACTTTCCCCCTTTTGTTATAGCCACCGATGAAGCCCATAATTTCGCCCCCAAAGGGTATGACGCTCCGAGCAAGGGAATTATCACAGAAATAGCCCAGGAAGGCAGAAAATACGGCGTATTTTTGGTGCTGGCAACCCAGAGGCCTACGCTTCTCGATGAAACTGTGACCGCACAGCTCAACACCAAGATAATCTTCAGGACTGTCAGGGGGCACGACATAGCTACTATTACGGAAGAGACGGACATAGGGGCGGAAGAGGCAAAAAGGCTTCCGTACCTTCCTTCCGGCGATGCATTTGTCTCCTCGCCGCTTTTCGGCAGGACCGTGGCGATAAGAGTCAGGCTTCCCTACACGAAAAGTCCTCACACCTTAAACCCCTTTGAAGAAATAAAAAATTACAGGCAAAAGGCTCAGGATAGGCTGCTTGACCTGTTAGAGGTTCACCTGCCGATATACGAGACGAATCTATTGAAGGTGATTCAGGCCTTGAACGCAGAGGCGCCGGATTTGAAACTGGAAGTAAGAACCTTGAAGGAAAGCCTTGAAAACCTGGTGAAAAACGGAAAGCTAAAAAAGGAAGATACGCCTTTTGGGGCCATGTATTACGGGCAAACTTGA
- a CDS encoding IS200/IS605 family accessory protein TnpB-related protein produces the protein MLTIQAKLGFDSKEDKQEVLDLMRRWSSCMRFAYNRLLESKGRNELKRELQGIFNLNSRYVDDAIIKAKSVLESCKERCENPSRVIFGSRSLFEKLKKRHINGNAYKKLKKEWQERRKGNLYSRGDKSKKGNLNTRIKIDENGAVLRINVSERKYAYARIQAGCKKGKSREELLEAISTCGEAYSVELKLKNGKVYAYFTIEENFPEVTVTKENGVIGIDVNAYPDHIAWSETDENGNLVSYSKILMPELASGSSDKREYYRWQHAHEVVRLAEEKEKAIAIERLDIRDKGKRGDFSGRKSRRIRHSFSYRSLLEKIKVLAKRKGIQVIEVNPAYTSMIGMLKYVPQYMISKDVAAAYVIARRGLRIKERIPDNYMKLLENLDVDSLEDLKDYVSKAIKNRRLKKKQLKEIDYAIKVLQSLGSEPGEALIPLDGTSISAYSESYKLWRVLKVAVVTPLSPGKVLRDISVLKGVLHSGQVGRPG, from the coding sequence ATGCTAACAATCCAAGCTAAACTTGGTTTTGACAGTAAAGAAGATAAACAAGAAGTATTAGACCTTATGAGAAGATGGTCATCCTGCATGAGATTTGCATATAACAGGCTTTTAGAAAGTAAAGGTAGAAATGAACTCAAACGAGAATTGCAAGGGATTTTCAATCTAAATTCGAGGTATGTAGATGATGCGATAATTAAGGCAAAAAGCGTCCTTGAGTCATGCAAAGAAAGATGCGAAAATCCAAGCAGGGTTATTTTCGGTAGCAGGAGTTTGTTTGAAAAGCTCAAGAAGCGGCACATAAACGGAAATGCATATAAGAAGCTGAAAAAAGAGTGGCAAGAAAGAAGGAAGGGCAATCTCTACTCACGGGGAGATAAGAGCAAGAAAGGAAATCTGAATACGAGAATCAAGATAGATGAAAATGGCGCAGTACTTAGAATCAACGTAAGTGAAAGAAAGTATGCTTATGCAAGGATACAAGCGGGATGTAAGAAAGGAAAGAGCCGGGAGGAATTACTTGAGGCAATAAGCACTTGCGGAGAAGCCTATTCCGTCGAGCTAAAGCTCAAAAACGGAAAAGTATATGCTTACTTTACGATTGAAGAAAACTTCCCGGAAGTTACGGTAACAAAAGAAAATGGGGTTATAGGCATAGACGTCAACGCATATCCGGACCATATAGCGTGGTCAGAAACAGATGAGAACGGTAATCTTGTAAGTTACAGCAAAATTCTGATGCCCGAACTTGCAAGCGGCAGTTCAGATAAAAGGGAGTATTACAGATGGCAGCATGCCCACGAAGTAGTAAGGCTAGCAGAAGAAAAGGAAAAGGCTATAGCGATCGAAAGGTTGGACATAAGAGACAAAGGAAAAAGAGGGGACTTTTCGGGGAGGAAATCGAGGAGGATAAGGCACAGCTTTAGCTACAGGTCGCTTTTGGAGAAAATCAAGGTTTTAGCGAAGAGAAAGGGCATACAAGTCATAGAAGTTAATCCTGCCTATACATCCATGATAGGGATGCTGAAGTATGTACCGCAGTATATGATAAGCAAGGACGTGGCAGCAGCGTATGTCATAGCACGGAGGGGGCTTAGAATAAAAGAGAGGATACCAGACAACTACATGAAACTCCTTGAAAACCTTGACGTTGATAGCCTGGAAGACCTGAAAGATTATGTGAGCAAGGCAATCAAGAACAGACGTTTAAAGAAGAAGCAACTCAAAGAGATAGACTATGCGATAAAGGTGTTACAAAGCCTTGGGAGTGAGCCGGGGGAGGCACTAATACCTCTGGATGGAACAAGTATTAGTGCCTATAGCGAAAGCTATAAACTCTGGCGAGTTCTCAAGGTAGCGGTGGTAACGCCACTCTCCCCTGGGAAAGTCTTAAGAGACATCTCTGTCCTGAAGGGGGTATTACATTCGGGGCAAGTGGGGAGACCCGGATAA